In a genomic window of Chryseobacterium sp. G0162:
- a CDS encoding nitroreductase family protein, with amino-acid sequence MKTRYTVKKYNPQGNISEEQISQLKEILNLSPSSINSQPWNFIFVNRGELKSQLAEVSFINKEKVIDCSHLIIFQVLKNPEDFEKQIEENLPEGAVNYYRTRVKPKGDAFVKSWLGHQVYLSLGVLLSACADMGIDSTPMEGIEPELYDEILKNDKYETLFAVAIGEKLDTDANQPQFNPKSRLNAEKVILEA; translated from the coding sequence ATGAAAACAAGGTATACTGTAAAAAAGTATAACCCACAGGGCAATATCAGTGAAGAGCAGATCTCTCAACTAAAAGAAATCCTGAACTTAAGTCCATCTTCCATCAACAGTCAGCCATGGAATTTTATCTTTGTAAATCGTGGTGAGCTGAAATCACAGCTAGCAGAGGTTTCTTTTATTAATAAAGAAAAAGTAATCGACTGCAGCCATCTGATTATTTTTCAGGTTCTTAAAAATCCTGAAGATTTTGAAAAGCAAATCGAAGAAAACCTGCCTGAAGGTGCTGTAAACTATTACAGAACCAGAGTAAAGCCCAAAGGAGATGCTTTTGTTAAATCCTGGTTAGGACATCAGGTATATTTATCATTAGGAGTACTCCTTTCAGCTTGTGCAGATATGGGAATTGATTCAACACCGATGGAAGGAATAGAACCTGAGCTCTATGACGAGATTCTGAAGAATGATAAATATGAAACATTATTTGCTGTTGCAATCGGGGAAAAGCTGGATACGGATGCCAACCAGCCTCAATTCAATCCAAAATCAAGATTAAACGCTGAGAAAGTGATCCTGGAAGCATAA
- the murI gene encoding glutamate racemase produces MKTKKQDYSHLSRSQPIGIFDSGVGGLTVAKEIKRLLPNEDLIYFGDTKHLPYGEKSKEAIIEYSTKITNFLLEQNCKAIVIACNTATANALNEVMQSVAGKVPVIDVINPVAEKVSYEIHNNVGVIATKATVNSGLYKKSIRKHNKWIKVDELATPLLVPAIEEGFKNHPITHAIIYNYLSNNKLKNIETLILGCTHYPLLIDEIKQYYGNRVRVIDSPNIVANHLKIILDKYNLLNENNPKPNYHFYLSDLTKNFEKISKKFFGKTIDLEFKVL; encoded by the coding sequence TTGAAAACTAAAAAACAAGATTATTCGCATCTTTCACGCAGCCAGCCTATCGGTATTTTTGATAGCGGAGTAGGAGGGCTTACAGTTGCTAAGGAAATCAAAAGGCTTCTGCCCAATGAAGACCTTATCTATTTTGGAGATACCAAGCATCTTCCTTATGGGGAAAAGTCGAAAGAAGCGATTATCGAATATTCGACAAAGATTACCAATTTTCTGCTGGAGCAAAACTGCAAAGCAATTGTAATAGCATGTAATACAGCTACAGCTAATGCTTTGAATGAAGTGATGCAGTCAGTGGCAGGGAAAGTCCCCGTTATAGACGTTATTAATCCCGTTGCTGAAAAAGTATCTTATGAAATTCATAATAATGTTGGAGTAATCGCTACTAAGGCTACTGTGAACTCCGGATTGTATAAAAAGAGTATCAGGAAGCACAATAAATGGATTAAGGTAGATGAATTGGCAACGCCTTTATTGGTTCCGGCTATTGAAGAAGGATTTAAGAATCATCCGATTACTCATGCGATTATTTACAATTATCTGAGTAATAATAAGCTGAAAAATATTGAAACATTAATTTTGGGCTGTACCCATTATCCATTGTTGATTGATGAGATTAAACAGTATTATGGAAACAGGGTTCGAGTGATTGATTCGCCTAATATTGTAGCCAATCATCTGAAGATTATTCTTGATAAATACAATCTTCTGAATGAAAATAATCCTAAACCGAATTACCATTTCTACCTTTCGGATCTTACCAAAAACTTTGAAAAGATCTCTAAAAAATTCTTCGGTAAAACCATTGATTTAGAATTCAAAGTATTATAA
- the hemW gene encoding radical SAM family heme chaperone HemW: MIYIHIPFCKQKCSYCNFHFSTSLNFKDEMLRAMKTEIQLRKHELKSKSLKSLYFGGGTPSILSVDEINSLIDEVLHGFSFEKDIEITLEANPDDLDKNFLKQLAGTPVNRLSIGTQSFFEEDLKLMNRAHTASEAEGSIKRAQDFGFENLSIDLIYGSPTSNLEIWKENLHKTIALEVPHISSYALTVEPKTALDNWISKGKVKSPKEEEQNREFYYLSDFLKDNGFEHYEVSNFAKPGFYSRHNSAYWKYQEYLGIGPSAHSYNGFDVRSWNIANNQQYIKKLGAKLLAKEEEILSKEDQFNEMIMIGLRTIWGVDMKSLKEKFDDRFMEHFKNEIRHKMEEGILIIENDHLKIPEKHWFMADGIASDLFMV, encoded by the coding sequence ATGATATATATTCACATTCCGTTCTGTAAGCAAAAGTGTAGTTATTGCAATTTCCATTTTTCAACATCTCTTAATTTTAAGGATGAAATGCTTCGTGCGATGAAAACGGAAATACAGCTTAGAAAGCATGAGCTGAAAAGTAAAAGCTTAAAATCGCTTTATTTTGGAGGCGGAACTCCTTCTATTCTTTCAGTGGATGAAATTAATTCTTTAATTGATGAGGTTTTACACGGTTTTAGTTTCGAAAAAGATATTGAAATCACATTGGAAGCCAATCCGGATGATCTGGATAAAAATTTCTTAAAACAACTGGCAGGAACACCTGTTAACCGATTGTCAATTGGAACCCAGAGTTTCTTTGAAGAAGATCTTAAACTGATGAACCGTGCTCATACCGCTTCAGAAGCAGAAGGATCTATCAAACGTGCTCAGGATTTTGGATTTGAAAACCTAAGTATAGATCTCATCTATGGTTCACCTACTTCCAATCTGGAGATCTGGAAAGAAAATTTACATAAAACTATTGCTCTGGAAGTTCCTCATATCTCCTCTTATGCTTTAACAGTTGAACCTAAAACAGCTCTTGACAATTGGATATCAAAAGGGAAAGTTAAAAGTCCGAAAGAAGAAGAGCAGAACCGTGAGTTCTATTATCTATCTGACTTTTTAAAAGATAACGGTTTTGAGCATTATGAAGTTTCAAACTTTGCAAAACCTGGATTCTATTCCAGACATAATTCAGCCTATTGGAAATATCAGGAATATTTAGGAATTGGCCCTTCCGCACATTCTTACAACGGATTTGATGTGAGAAGCTGGAATATAGCTAATAATCAACAGTACATTAAAAAACTCGGTGCAAAGCTTCTAGCCAAGGAAGAAGAAATTCTTTCTAAGGAAGATCAGTTTAATGAAATGATTATGATAGGCTTGAGAACCATTTGGGGGGTAGATATGAAAAGCTTAAAAGAAAAGTTTGATGACCGGTTCATGGAGCATTTTAAAAATGAGATCAGGCATAAAATGGAAGAAGGTATTTTAATCATAGAAAATGATCATCTGAAAATTCCGGAAAAGCATTGGTTTATGGCAGATGGAATTGCCTCAGACTTATTTATGGTGTAA
- a CDS encoding type IX secretion system membrane protein PorP/SprF: protein MRKLYAIVCLALLSNAYKAQESLPYYQQYLLDGDFLFNPAQYGKTDYVQLNAIYQKQFSKFSESPNVQSVGINANIFDRVGAGLTIFRDSNGAESAGGITAGASYFIPLSSEGDRKDQFSFGTSVSLYNRNFDYTKINVEEQGDPLVKGDQQNIFMAYANFGLAATYRNLFGGVSVNDIALGNDKPIVNGWEPSPIKFFLNLGYNWHIADNIMLTPAAMINLNTNSTRVMDYNLMATFNNEVNAFSVGVSYRAAQNRFDSQQLEIAPIVKVRLNKIMIGATYNLGLSDIQTYGGNSFMIGLGYNFDNFINVRGYRY, encoded by the coding sequence ATGAGAAAACTATATGCTATCGTATGTTTAGCTCTTTTGTCAAATGCATACAAAGCACAAGAATCACTACCATATTATCAACAGTATCTTTTGGATGGTGATTTCCTGTTCAACCCAGCTCAGTACGGTAAAACAGACTACGTACAGCTCAATGCCATTTATCAGAAGCAATTTTCAAAATTCAGCGAATCCCCAAATGTACAATCGGTGGGAATTAATGCAAACATTTTCGATAGAGTAGGTGCTGGTCTTACCATATTCAGAGACAGCAACGGAGCTGAATCTGCGGGTGGTATTACGGCGGGTGCTTCATATTTTATTCCTCTAAGTAGTGAAGGAGACAGAAAAGATCAGTTCTCATTTGGTACAAGTGTAAGTTTGTACAACAGAAATTTTGATTATACTAAAATCAACGTTGAAGAGCAGGGAGATCCTTTAGTAAAAGGAGATCAGCAGAATATTTTCATGGCTTATGCTAACTTCGGTTTGGCTGCCACTTATAGAAACCTTTTTGGAGGTGTTTCCGTAAATGATATTGCATTAGGTAATGATAAACCTATTGTTAACGGATGGGAGCCTTCTCCAATTAAGTTTTTCTTAAACTTAGGATATAACTGGCATATTGCAGATAACATCATGCTAACGCCTGCTGCCATGATTAATCTAAACACGAACTCAACAAGAGTAATGGACTATAACCTAATGGCTACCTTCAATAATGAAGTGAATGCATTCTCTGTAGGGGTAAGTTATAGAGCGGCTCAGAACAGATTTGACAGCCAGCAATTGGAAATTGCTCCGATTGTTAAAGTAAGACTGAACAAAATCATGATTGGAGCTACTTATAACCTAGGTTTGTCTGATATTCAAACGTATGGAGGAAACAGCTTCATGATCGGACTTGGGTATAACTTCGATAACTTTATTAATGTTCGAGGATATAGATATTAA
- a CDS encoding RluA family pseudouridine synthase yields the protein MSEDNEDFLDEELLDSNSIDNIDIDEENKGLYEHLNITVDPGQESLRIDKFLLIHRQNSSRNKISQTCRAGNVIVNGAAVKQNYRVKPGDQISILLTRPPRENVIIPQDIPINIVYEDDDLVVVDKEPGMVVHPGHGNWDGTLVNALAFHFEKNGSKSDLDRVGLVHRIDKDTSGLLVVAKNEYALSFLAKQFFNRTTKRLYWAFVWGNPQEEEGTIRGHIGRHPKNRMQMSVYEDGSHGKHAVTHYKVLERFKYMTWVECKLETGRTHQIRAHFKHIGHTLFNDERYEGHTPLRGVNLPKYKQFIKNVFEILPRHALHAHTLGFIHPTTKKELYFESPMPKDMEDAVKKWRIYLEN from the coding sequence ATGTCAGAAGATAACGAAGATTTTTTAGACGAAGAATTATTAGACTCCAACAGTATTGATAATATCGATATTGATGAGGAAAACAAAGGTTTATATGAACATCTTAATATTACGGTTGATCCAGGACAGGAATCATTAAGAATTGATAAATTTCTTTTAATACACCGTCAGAATTCTTCAAGAAATAAAATTTCTCAGACCTGCAGAGCTGGAAACGTTATAGTCAATGGTGCTGCAGTAAAGCAGAATTACCGTGTAAAACCCGGAGATCAGATCTCAATACTACTAACCCGTCCGCCAAGGGAAAATGTAATTATTCCACAGGATATTCCTATTAATATAGTGTATGAAGATGATGATCTGGTAGTTGTAGATAAAGAGCCTGGTATGGTAGTACATCCCGGACATGGAAACTGGGATGGAACTTTAGTTAATGCTCTGGCATTTCATTTTGAAAAAAATGGCTCAAAATCTGATCTTGACAGGGTAGGACTTGTTCATAGAATTGATAAGGACACTTCCGGACTTCTGGTAGTGGCTAAAAATGAATATGCATTAAGCTTTCTGGCTAAGCAGTTCTTCAACAGGACTACCAAAAGGCTGTATTGGGCTTTTGTATGGGGAAATCCTCAGGAAGAAGAGGGAACCATCAGAGGACATATCGGAAGGCATCCTAAAAATAGAATGCAGATGTCTGTATACGAAGATGGCAGCCATGGAAAACATGCTGTTACCCATTATAAAGTTTTAGAGAGATTTAAGTATATGACCTGGGTAGAATGTAAGCTTGAAACGGGAAGAACTCATCAGATTAGAGCACACTTCAAACATATTGGACATACATTGTTCAATGATGAGCGCTATGAAGGGCATACGCCTTTAAGAGGTGTGAATCTTCCAAAATACAAACAGTTTATTAAAAATGTTTTCGAAATTCTTCCAAGACACGCATTGCATGCACATACCCTAGGATTTATACACCCCACAACAAAAAAGGAATTATATTTTGAAAGCCCAATGCCCAAAGATATGGAGGATGCTGTAAAAAAATGGAGAATTTATTTAGAAAACTAA
- a CDS encoding PASTA domain-containing protein, whose amino-acid sequence MLKSLFNWKVLVNLVVAIGVFVGLVWLTFRWLEYHTNHGQEIPVPNVVNKSVHDAVKILDDTGLEYEVDSANYDPKYRPFQVLQIYPAPGSRVKDGRTVRLKVNPRTWAQIAVPDVINKYSGLAFQRLDQVGLKIGDTIYEPSIQKDALLRILYKGNAVNPGARLPRFSVIDVVVGSGPMRNISIPNVVGLSVKEARAVITKSMFEVGLVEHEDGGKDESDIIYYQDPASGDVRDQGMQIDLWASKKTPAELRAKVEQLNSIYRMKVDTSLPPVRYEEVHHEPSYEAPVVPAPAPRRETPKTEAPKTETPKPQSTTPKPASTGTEKPKASTSTPATGNTAKPAASTSTQQPAQKPKAKKVVVE is encoded by the coding sequence ATGCTTAAATCACTTTTCAATTGGAAAGTTTTAGTCAATTTAGTAGTGGCAATCGGTGTTTTCGTAGGGCTTGTATGGCTTACGTTCCGTTGGTTAGAGTACCACACTAATCACGGTCAGGAAATTCCTGTTCCTAATGTTGTTAATAAATCTGTACATGATGCTGTTAAAATATTAGATGATACAGGGTTGGAATATGAAGTAGACAGTGCCAATTATGACCCTAAATACAGACCATTTCAGGTTTTACAAATCTATCCAGCTCCGGGTTCCCGTGTAAAGGATGGAAGAACAGTGCGTCTTAAAGTGAATCCTAGAACATGGGCTCAGATTGCTGTTCCGGATGTTATCAATAAATATTCAGGACTTGCATTCCAGAGATTGGATCAGGTTGGACTGAAAATTGGCGATACTATTTACGAGCCGAGTATTCAGAAAGATGCTCTTTTAAGAATTTTATATAAAGGAAATGCTGTAAATCCAGGTGCCCGTCTTCCTAGATTCTCCGTAATTGATGTTGTGGTGGGATCAGGGCCGATGAGAAATATTTCCATTCCTAATGTAGTAGGGCTTTCCGTAAAAGAAGCGAGAGCTGTCATTACGAAGAGTATGTTTGAAGTAGGATTGGTAGAACATGAAGATGGTGGTAAGGATGAATCTGATATTATCTATTATCAAGATCCTGCTTCCGGTGATGTTCGTGACCAGGGAATGCAGATTGACCTTTGGGCAAGTAAGAAAACCCCGGCAGAACTTAGAGCAAAAGTGGAACAGCTGAATTCTATTTACCGTATGAAAGTAGACACTTCTCTGCCGCCAGTACGATATGAAGAAGTTCATCATGAACCAAGTTATGAAGCTCCGGTAGTACCTGCACCCGCACCTAGGAGAGAAACTCCAAAGACGGAAGCTCCGAAAACTGAGACTCCAAAACCTCAGTCTACAACTCCAAAACCGGCAAGTACTGGGACAGAAAAGCCTAAGGCTTCTACAAGTACGCCTGCTACCGGAAATACTGCAAAACCAGCAGCTTCAACTTCTACACAACAGCCTGCTCAAAAGCCAAAGGCTAAGAAAGTAGTCGTAGAATAA
- a CDS encoding D-alanine--D-alanine ligase has translation MNKKSVAVVMGGYSDEYVVSLKSGQLIYDSLDRNLYDVYKVVVLKDEWYFLGENDKKYPINRGDFSVTLDNGETLKFDACFNIIHGTPGENGILQAYWDAIGQKYTGCDFYQSALTFNKKDTLAVLSKYGIPSAKSIYLRKGENIDVDKIVEELNLPLFVKPNQSGSSLGISKVKEKSELIAATEIAFKEDDEILIESFLNGMEVSVGVIDFKGETIVLGITEIVPTNEFFDYEAKYEGASEEITPARIDAETTKRVEEISKRAYNSLGMSGFSRSEFILMDGIPYMLEMNTNPGFSPASILPQQAKHYGISIMDLCGNEVEKALNKRK, from the coding sequence ATGAATAAAAAAAGTGTTGCCGTAGTAATGGGAGGCTATTCTGATGAATATGTTGTATCCTTAAAAAGCGGACAATTGATCTACGATTCCTTAGACAGAAATTTGTATGATGTATATAAAGTAGTAGTCCTTAAAGATGAATGGTATTTTTTAGGAGAAAATGATAAAAAATACCCGATCAACAGAGGCGATTTTTCTGTCACCTTAGATAATGGAGAAACATTAAAATTTGATGCTTGTTTCAATATCATCCACGGAACACCTGGTGAAAATGGTATTCTTCAGGCTTATTGGGATGCCATAGGTCAAAAGTACACAGGTTGTGATTTCTACCAGAGTGCCCTTACCTTCAACAAAAAAGATACGCTTGCCGTATTGTCAAAATATGGAATTCCATCAGCCAAAAGCATTTATCTGAGAAAAGGAGAAAACATCGATGTAGATAAAATTGTAGAAGAATTAAATCTTCCCCTTTTTGTAAAGCCTAACCAATCCGGATCTTCACTGGGAATTTCTAAAGTAAAGGAAAAATCTGAACTCATCGCAGCTACAGAAATTGCTTTCAAAGAAGATGACGAAATCCTGATCGAAAGTTTCTTAAACGGAATGGAGGTTTCTGTAGGAGTTATCGATTTTAAAGGAGAAACTATCGTTTTAGGAATTACAGAAATTGTTCCAACCAATGAGTTTTTCGACTATGAAGCTAAATATGAAGGAGCATCTGAAGAGATTACCCCAGCAAGAATTGATGCAGAAACTACAAAAAGAGTAGAAGAAATTTCCAAAAGAGCCTACAATTCTCTTGGAATGAGCGGATTCTCAAGAAGTGAATTTATTTTAATGGATGGGATACCTTATATGCTTGAAATGAATACCAACCCAGGATTCTCTCCGGCAAGTATTCTTCCTCAACAGGCCAAACATTATGGAATTTCCATTATGGATCTTTGTGGAAATGAAGTTGAAAAAGCTTTAAATAAAAGAAAATAG
- the coaD gene encoding pantetheine-phosphate adenylyltransferase: MKIAVFPGSFDPITLGHYDIIERAAPLFDKLIIAIGQNSQKKYMFPLEKRMEFIQNSVAEFPNVEVDSFEGLTVDYCFEKNAQYIIRGLRNPADFEFEKAIAHTNRTLAHKKLETVFLLTSSGKSFISSSIVREIITHGGEYELMVPDSVRVER; this comes from the coding sequence ATGAAAATTGCTGTTTTCCCTGGGTCTTTCGACCCTATCACTTTAGGACATTACGATATTATAGAAAGAGCGGCACCGCTATTTGATAAATTAATTATTGCCATCGGGCAGAATTCCCAGAAGAAATATATGTTTCCTCTTGAGAAAAGAATGGAATTCATTCAAAACTCTGTAGCAGAATTCCCCAATGTAGAAGTAGATTCATTCGAAGGCTTAACAGTAGACTACTGTTTTGAAAAGAATGCTCAATACATTATCAGAGGACTTAGAAATCCTGCCGATTTTGAGTTCGAAAAAGCAATAGCTCACACCAACAGAACATTAGCTCATAAAAAATTAGAAACCGTATTCTTATTAACCTCTTCCGGAAAATCATTCATCAGCAGCAGCATCGTAAGGGAAATTATTACCCACGGAGGCGAATATGAACTGATGGTTCCCGATTCCGTTAGGGTTGAGAGATAG
- a CDS encoding four helix bundle protein: MSNFDGIDFNKIFRERTKKFSNDIIRAFSLLPYSDDVSIIRKQIIRSSTSVAANYRATSRARSEKEKLAKICIVVEEIDETQLWLEIIEELEYISPEKILHLKSECEELVKVMAKYKLSQI; this comes from the coding sequence ATGAGTAATTTTGATGGTATAGATTTTAACAAAATTTTCCGTGAAAGGACTAAGAAATTTTCTAATGATATCATTAGAGCATTTTCTCTATTGCCATATTCTGATGATGTTTCAATAATAAGAAAACAAATTATCAGATCTTCAACTTCAGTAGCTGCTAATTATAGAGCAACTTCAAGGGCTAGATCTGAAAAAGAAAAGCTTGCTAAAATCTGTATTGTGGTTGAGGAAATTGATGAGACACAACTTTGGCTTGAAATTATTGAAGAACTAGAATATATAAGTCCAGAAAAAATTCTACATTTAAAATCAGAATGTGAAGAACTTGTAAAAGTGATGGCCAAATATAAATTATCTCAAATTTAA